Genomic DNA from Shouchella patagoniensis:
TTGCAAGTTTGCTTCTTTCGTTAAAGTAGCTAGACGCTTCATTGTAAACAATCCTAAGTGACCACTGTCATGAAGATGTAAGTCGATTCCTGCATTGTTCTCTACAGCTAATTCCACCATCGTCTGTAAAGACCGCTCAATGTCTCCATCAATCGTAGCAGGGTCTACCCCGCCAACTAGAGTGGCTCCATTTTTTAGAGCATCCTGTACATACGGACTAGCTTGTCCTCTAATCAGACCTTGTTGCGGAAAAGCAACAATTTCGATATCAACGTGATCTTTATACTTTTCTCGAGCCTCTACAGTGGCCTCTAACTGATGCACCCCCTCTACATGACCGACATTACAATGCGTACGAATCTTAGTTGTACCTGACTCGATAAGCAAGTCGATAAGCTTCTCGGCGCGTTCCTTCGTATACGGTTTTAATTGTGGAAGCAATACGTCTTCTTCTTGTAAACGCGTAAAAATCCCACCTGTAGCTTTTGTTGGAGCTTTCCATGGACCACCATAAAACGTCTTATCTAAGTGAATATGCATATCTCTAAACGACGGCATGAGCAATAAACCCTTTGCATCAATAGAGGTCACATTTTCTTTTGGCTGTTCTTCTTGAATCTTCACAATAGAATCTGATTCGATTTGTAGAAAGAATCGTTTTGTCTCGGTGCCAACCACTTCTTTATTTTGATAAATAAAGCCTGTTTCAAGCGCAACATTAAAGATCCAATATGTAGACGTATGCATTTGTTCCCTCCTATAATGGCTTAATCAAATGGTAGCACACCTTTTAGACATTTCAGTATATGAATAAAATGGAGTAGAATAAGGTTTATCATATAGGAACAATGGTAGAGGGTGAATGAGGATGGATCTTAAGCAACTACGCTACTTCAAAGAAATTGTTGAGCAAGGAAACATTTCAGCTGCAGCTGAAAAATTATATATGTCACAACCACCTCTGAGTCAGCAGTTACGCTCATTGGAAAAGGAATTAGATACATTGCTCTTTCATCGCAACGGAAGAAAGCTTGAATTAACAGCAGCTGGTCGCTCCCTCTATCAATCTGCATTAGATATCTTGCAGCTTACTGAAGAAGCAAAACAAAACGTGAAGGACATTGGAGCCGGGTTACGAGGTACGTTAAGTATTGGTGTGAATACGTTTTCTTCTACCGAATTACTGACTAGTATTCAACAATTCTATCAGCTCTATCCAAATGTTCACCTTAAGATCCAGCAAAATGAATCAAGTCACTTATGCCAGCTAGTAAAGGACAGAACCATTGAGTTAGCGCTAATCAGACTCCCTTTACATCTAAGTGACTTCGAGGTCTTACATTTAAAAGATGAACCTTTTTATTTTGTCACATCTGAACAAATGCCATTAAACAAAACAATCACTTGGCAGCATATAAACGACCACCCATTAATGTTACCAAGCTCAGAAGGATTAGGCGTGTACTCCCTTATACGCGAGCGCCTTGCCAAAAGAGGAGTGGACCACTCCCTAATAGGCGAATGCTCCGACATTCACCTCCTTACCCAAATGATTGATCTAAATATGACGAATGCCATTGTCCCTGAAGCCTTCGTCAAACAGAACACCTATTCAAACATAAAGGCCCTTGAGATTTTAGACGATGAACCATTCCTATCACCCGTCGGATTGATCTGGTTAAAGAATCATAACCTTTCAAAACCTGCAGAGAGGTTAGTGGAAGCGCTGAGGGAGTTGGTTTAAGCTTAAATTAGTCTATGAATAAAAATAAAAAAAGGAAGCTATTCCGCTCCCTTTGTTAGATTATCGAGTTTATAACTGTTGCTTCTTGATTTTACCTGTACACTTTTTTCAAGCTATGAAATGAGTAATAAAACGTATGATTGTTTTTAATATATTATTTCAAAAACTTTGTTCTCTTTAAACTACCTTTTTAAGTTTGAACGAAATATTAAACTAGTAATATACTCAACAATATCCCAAAAATGAAGCCTAGAACATGAGAAATAGCTCCTTTTATACCTATTAAGTTACCTAAAATAATATAGAGGATTAGATACATTGTTGGCCAAGTATCAATCTTTAAATCCAATAATTCTAGGGATTGGATATACAAATAAAAACCACAACCAATTAAAGCAAATATACCTGGGGATGCTCCTGTCCCTTTAGTAAATGAAGAAAATACAGAAAATAACAAGGAAACGAAAAGGTTTCCGACCATGTAAATAAGCAGAAACAACACACTACCAATTTTGTCTTCTAAAAAAGAACCTACGAAATATATACCGAAAAGGTTTGCCATCATATGTAATAAGTTCATATGGAAAAATGGGGCTGTGATGAGCCTATACCATTCTCCTTCCCCATATTATCAAAACTCTTTCCAGTCCCCCAACTAGACAATTTATTCTTTAAAATGAGTTCATCTGCAAAATAAATAAGTGCATACATAAAAATGAATGTCAGTGTTATGGGAGATGTATTTGCGTTTTGACAGACTGAATAAACAAAAAATATACTATAGATTGCACCTAAAACAACTAGGATATTGTCCTTAACTTTCTTCATATGAAAGTTATCATCCATAAAGATGAGATCGAATACTTGTGAAAAAGAGGGATATAATACACAAATGACATATTATTTGGAGGTAATGTAAATGGACAAAGCTGCAATTATTACAGGAGCTGGTAGTGGATTAGGACAAGCTGCTGCTATTCGTTTAGCAAAAGAAGGAGTTAATATTTCTGTTGTAGATGTAAATGAACAAGGTGGAAAAGAAACTGTTGATATGGTGAAGGAGTTAGGAGTAGACTCGATTTTTATCAAAGCGGATGTTTCAAAGCCCGAAGAAGTTAAAAACTACGTTGATAAAACCGTTGAACATTTTGGAACAATTGATTATTTCTTCAATAATGCTGGAATATCAGGTAGCGGTAAGTTTTTCTTAGATACAGCGATTGAAGAAATTAATAGCATTGTTGGTATTAACTTAATGGGTGCTTTATATGGTGTTCATTATGTCGCAGAAGTCATGTTGAAAAATGGTGGAGGATCGATTGTGAACACTGCTTCAAGTGCCGGTGTGATTGGTCAGGATTCTGTTGTAACATACGCTGCTACTAAGCACGGTATTGTTGGTTTAACAAAGAGTATGGTTGCAGAATATGCAAAAGATGGCTTACGTGTAAATACTATTGCTCCAGGTCCTACAGAAACACCGATGGTAAAAGAGTTTTATGAAGCAAATCCAAAAATGAAAGAAAATGCTACAAGTGGGATACCGCAAAAACGTTTAGGTACTCCAGAGGAAGTGGCAGAACTAGTAACCTTCTTACTCACTTCTAAAGCTCAATACATCAACGGTGAAGTAATTCGCATTGATGGTGGGTTCACAAATACTAAATAACATAGCTAGGCATTTAAGTCACATAAAGCGATTAGGATCAACTAGAAAAATCATTAATCATTTAATATAGATTTTTGGGTTTATCATAAATTACTGATTAATACAAATTTAGCGAATCGTTACTTATTAGGTTATTTTTTGTTTTATTGCAACCCTTAATGTTAGCAGGTTATGGAATGAAACGTTAGGCGTTCTTGGAAAGATTCTTTTCCTCACAATTGCGTGTGTGTATATGAATCTTTCTGGAGAACGCTTTTTTTGTGTTTTAAATAATTCCATAAAAGATTGATTTCTTGCACCTTTTTCCTCCTACATATCAATGCACGGCTACGCAGCTACTGGGTTGGATGAAATAGTTAAGGACGCTAACTTAACACGAGGTGCAGTCTATCACTACTTCGGGAGTAAAAAAGGGCTCTTTCTTGCTGTACTAGAATCTGTTCAGAATGAAGTTGCAGAAAAGGTTGAAGCTGAGTCAGGTAAGAGCAAAGATGTATGGGAGCAGCTAATTCTTGGCTGCCGTGCCTTTGTCACCACAGCCGTCGAACAAAAAAATAAGCGAATCATGCTTATAGACGGGCCGGCAGTGCTAGGATGGGAAATTTGGCGAAGCATGGATGAACAAGGCTCTATGCGGTTATTGCACGAACAACTCCAATTTAGGCAGCAACAAGGGTACTTTGAATCGGTATCCATTGATGCGTTAACGCATATCCTCTCAGGTGCGCTGAATGAATCTACTCTATGGATTGCACAGATGCCAGATGTGATGGAGTCGGTGGAGGCAATTCTTCAGCACTTGCTTTCCGAAAGCAGTAAAGTTAAATGAAAAGGCAGTTCAAATTCATTGGTATTCTATTTAATATTTCCGCTTAGATTCCTTTAGATTTCAAAAAACCTTATTTACTTATGATACGGTTCCCCCCTCATAATCCGGAAACTCCTATACACTTGCTCCATTAGCACAAGCTTCATCAGTTGGTGAGGGAAAGTCATCTTAGAAAATGACAGCAGTTCATCTGCTCGGTCGTATACTTCATCTGCTAGGCCTAATGATCCGCCAATAATAAACACCACTTTACTCTTACCGTGAATGCCCAGTTGTTCAATTCCTTTAGCGAGTTGTTCACTTGTTTTCATCTGGCCTTCGATGGCGAGGGCGATGACGTAAGCATCGGCATTTAGTTTTGCAAGAATTCGTTCGCCTTCCTTTTTTTTGACGATTCGCATGTCTTCTTCACTTAAATTTTCAGGTGCTTTTTCATCAGGGACTTCAATCTCTTGAATTTTTGCGTAAGCACCTAATCGTTTTTTGTATTCCTCCATACCTTGTTTTAAATACTTCTCTTTTAGCTTACCAACTGTCAGAAATGTGATATTCACTTGTGTATAACTCCTCCTTGTGACAATTGGCACTTTCGTATAAAAAGTGCGCTCTATTCCTTTTTCTCCTATTTCCAAGTAAAATGCCCTTATTCACAAGTAATCGTTTACCCCCAATGGGGATAAGTGTTTCAAGAGGATAGCATCTTTTATCCACAGAACTTATCCACATATCAACAGTGTTTATATCTAACTATTTCGCCACTGTGTATACGGCTTTTTCCTCGCAATAACTACATTTTTCTTCAGTTTCGCACTTTTCCACAACCGGAGGGACTTCCCATTCATCCACAGCTACATCTAAAGCGAGTTCAATATGTTCATTACATGCAAAAATCATTTGTCTCTTCCTTTCTATATCCGTTAGTCATTATAGCATGTCCCTTATCCACAGGCGAGCATACAACGTAACGCTCACGAACCTCGTTCACACAAAAAAAGCCTCCTGCATCTATGCAGGGGCTCTATATTTAAATATCCGGTTGCTCGTTAAGGGTAACATCTACCGTTTGTTCTTCGCCATTACGATAGAACGTAACAGAAATTGTATCGCCTACCGCCATATCACTGTATAATGCTTTTCGTAAGTCTTGAGCGTTTTCAATCGCTTCTCCCTCTATTTCAACAATGACATCACGTTCTTGAATGCCTGCATCAGCAGCTGGGCTACCGCCACTCACACCGACAACAACAATTCCTTCTGTCACATCTTCTGGTAAACCAAGACTATCTTGCAGCGCTGCACTTGGCAACTCATTAACGTTACGCAATGTAATTCCAAGCGTTGGCCGTCTTACTTCCCCATACTGTTCAAGATCCGCAATAACAGGCTCAACGATTGATGTTGGAATGGCAAAACCTAGTCCCTCAGCCATACCAGCAATTTTCATTGAATTAATCCCAATTACTTCACCGTTAATATTGATAAGGGCGCCTCCACTATTACCTGGATTAATCGCTGCATCGGTTTGCAGTACTTCCGCATTCCAATCAACTTGACCATTGCCACTTAAATCAACAGGGATGCTTCGCTCTGTTGCACTAATAATTCCTTGCGTTACACTTCCTGCAAATTCAAGACCGAGTGGGTTCCCAATGGCAATTGCAGGTTCACCAACACTCAAGTTATCCGAATTTCCAAAGACAGCATACGTATCAACATGCTCATTATCAATGCGCAATACAGCAAGATCTGTTAATTCATCTTCACCAACAACTTCTGCTTGCACTCTAGTACCGTCAGTGAGAGCAACTTCTACTTCTGAAGCTCCTTCAATGACGTGTTGATTCGTTACGATATAAGCGGAATCTCCATCTTCTTTATATATAACTCCAGAACCCGTTCCGCTTTCACTCGTATCTCCAGAACCAAACATATCCATTTGTTGCATATTAATGACCCCAATCACCGAGTCGGATACGTCATTAACAACATCCATTATAGCAGAATTCACATCTAAATTAATGACATTTGAATCAGCTTGTTCGGTTTGTGGAGTAGCAGCAGCATCCTCATTGTTTTCGCTTGCCTCATCATTAAACCCAAGGCTTGACATTACTGGTGATACCATTAGCATAAGGGCTCCACCAATAATTGCTCCCCCGAATGCAGAAAAGCCAGCTACACGGCCGTTATTGCTTTTTTGTTTTGGTTCTTTATAACGAGATTCATGATCATCATAATAGCCCATACGTAAACCCCTTCCGTCTTATCTAAATGCATTCTATTGTTCTTTTATTATACCCATTCGTCCCATCTCATCTAGGTCTATTAGCGCATTTAAATGATTTTTGACCGTCTTCCAACAATTGTTGATAAAGTAGCGCCAATCATGGTAAAAAAACAAACAGACATCCATTTATACGTATTTATTTACGTTTTCCCCTCTTTTTAAACCACTGAGAGAGGGGTTGGGCTATTTGGATCCGTATCATATAACTGAAGTGACTCCCCCACACGGTGTCCTTCTTGTTCGAGTACTTGTTTTACAGTCATACGAGCGAGATCTTTCATATTATTATCTAAGCTAAGATGCGCCAAATAAATATTAGCATCTTTATTTTGTACAACTTCACTTAACGCAAGAGCGGCATCCTCATTTGAGACATGGCCTAAATCACTCAAAATGCGCCTTTTTACGTTCCAAGGATAACGTCCGACTCGTAGCATGTTCAAATCATGATTGGATTCAAATACGTACGAATCAGCGCCTTCTATGGTTCGTTTAATTCGTTCGCTAACATAGCCCATATCAGTCGCTATCACAAGTTTCTTTCCATCATGTCGAAAACAATAAAACATTGGATCAGCAGCGTCATGAGAAACACCAAACGACTCCACTTCGATATCCCCAAAAGGTTTTACCGCTCCTTGTTCAAGCTCAAACTTCTGATCAAGGGTTAACTGACCGAGAGACTTTTCCATTGCTTTCCACGTTTTTTCGTTTGCATAGATTGGCACTTGGTGTTTCCGTGCAAAAATGCCAACCCCTTTAATGTGGTCACTGTGCTCATGTGTCACAAGGAGAGCATCCACACTTTTTGGATCACGGTCTATTTTAGCAAATAATTCATCCATCTTTTTACCGGTTAAACCGGCATCAATTAAAATGCGCTGTGATGCGGTTTCCACATACATCGCGTTCCCCGTGCTGCCGCTTGCTAGCACGCTGAACCGCATACTCATTCTTTTTCCTCCCCCATCGATGCTTACACCTTACAACTCTTGATTTCCTGGAAGAGCAGGTTCCTCATTCAATTCCTCTTCCTCGTCTTCTTCCTCATCGATGTTTGTTTCATCTGGATACCATTGGTGCTGGTCTCCTAAAACCGCATTTACTAGATAAATACGGATGACAGGTTCTTCTGATGTCTCTAATGTTTGATCAACTGTCACCGCCCACATTGGTGAAAAGAAACGAGGCGTTTGATCAGCTAAACTATAGTAGCCAAATTCAATATCGACGATGCTATTATTCCTCAAAATGTAATGGTTGTTTAGTAAGCTTTCTATTGCGGTCATATAATTTAAAATTTCTCGGTCTTCGGTATTGTTTTCTACAAAAGCAAAGTGGCGTTGTGTATAGCCTATCGCTTCTCCCTCATCATTTATTTCCACTACAAGAGGCTCGTCATCATTTACATGCGCCTCTACTTGTCCATATAACTGATTAAAATAAATGAAATTCTCTTCCGTACGAGCATATACATAATCGCTCCCATATAGCATGTATCGGGAGAGAAGTGGCTGAAGAGAAGAATCGTCTTCTAGTAATTCGGAAATATCAATTGGTTCTTCAAACAGTGCTGTAATTGTTGAGCCTGATTGAGACAATTCTACTTCTTGTTCTGGTAACCCTGCTACATCTTCTTCAGTAAATGTCGTCCGGCCCCCCTCTAGTACAACACCACGGGCGTTATTCACATTCACTTCACCCTCGGGCAAGTCGATATTATTTTGATCCAGCCTCCCTAGAATTCCCGTCGATTCTTCAATACTTACCAGTTGATTACGGACAAGATCAGAAAATTGCCAGCCAAGAAAAATGTTTAGCAAAAAGAATGTCACAATAAAAATGGATTTTGTTCGACTCCAATTCATGACGGGGCCTCCTCATCAAACGGCACGCGCTTCCAATCGCCCTCGCTTTCGTAGTACCAAGTCGGCACAAGTTCAACATTTGATCTATTTGCGATAACCGCACGATAACCTAATTGAACATTTGTTACCGACTC
This window encodes:
- a CDS encoding amidohydrolase, coding for MHTSTYWIFNVALETGFIYQNKEVVGTETKRFFLQIESDSIVKIQEEQPKENVTSIDAKGLLLMPSFRDMHIHLDKTFYGGPWKAPTKATGGIFTRLQEEDVLLPQLKPYTKERAEKLIDLLIESGTTKIRTHCNVGHVEGVHQLEATVEAREKYKDHVDIEIVAFPQQGLIRGQASPYVQDALKNGATLVGGVDPATIDGDIERSLQTMVELAVENNAGIDLHLHDSGHLGLFTMKRLATLTKEANLQGRVTISHALALADIREDELADMASLLNEQTIDITSTVSLSKTIPIPFLHEQGVSVSLGADSITDHWSPFGNGDSLDKAGVYAERFGKKDESSLHHALSFITGNVTPLNQEGSRVWPTVGTPADLVLVDAVCSAQAVARRAERRAVFFKGKMIVNKI
- a CDS encoding LysR family transcriptional regulator, coding for MDLKQLRYFKEIVEQGNISAAAEKLYMSQPPLSQQLRSLEKELDTLLFHRNGRKLELTAAGRSLYQSALDILQLTEEAKQNVKDIGAGLRGTLSIGVNTFSSTELLTSIQQFYQLYPNVHLKIQQNESSHLCQLVKDRTIELALIRLPLHLSDFEVLHLKDEPFYFVTSEQMPLNKTITWQHINDHPLMLPSSEGLGVYSLIRERLAKRGVDHSLIGECSDIHLLTQMIDLNMTNAIVPEAFVKQNTYSNIKALEILDDEPFLSPVGLIWLKNHNLSKPAERLVEALRELV
- a CDS encoding SDR family NAD(P)-dependent oxidoreductase; translated protein: MDKAAIITGAGSGLGQAAAIRLAKEGVNISVVDVNEQGGKETVDMVKELGVDSIFIKADVSKPEEVKNYVDKTVEHFGTIDYFFNNAGISGSGKFFLDTAIEEINSIVGINLMGALYGVHYVAEVMLKNGGGSIVNTASSAGVIGQDSVVTYAATKHGIVGLTKSMVAEYAKDGLRVNTIAPGPTETPMVKEFYEANPKMKENATSGIPQKRLGTPEEVAELVTFLLTSKAQYINGEVIRIDGGFTNTK
- a CDS encoding TetR/AcrR family transcriptional regulator; the protein is MHGYAATGLDEIVKDANLTRGAVYHYFGSKKGLFLAVLESVQNEVAEKVEAESGKSKDVWEQLILGCRAFVTTAVEQKNKRIMLIDGPAVLGWEIWRSMDEQGSMRLLHEQLQFRQQQGYFESVSIDALTHILSGALNESTLWIAQMPDVMESVEAILQHLLSESSKVK
- the rlmH gene encoding 23S rRNA (pseudouridine(1915)-N(3))-methyltransferase RlmH; its protein translation is MNITFLTVGKLKEKYLKQGMEEYKKRLGAYAKIQEIEVPDEKAPENLSEEDMRIVKKKEGERILAKLNADAYVIALAIEGQMKTSEQLAKGIEQLGIHGKSKVVFIIGGSLGLADEVYDRADELLSFSKMTFPHQLMKLVLMEQVYRSFRIMRGEPYHK
- a CDS encoding CxxH/CxxC protein encodes the protein MIFACNEHIELALDVAVDEWEVPPVVEKCETEEKCSYCEEKAVYTVAK
- a CDS encoding S1C family serine protease → MGYYDDHESRYKEPKQKSNNGRVAGFSAFGGAIIGGALMLMVSPVMSSLGFNDEASENNEDAAATPQTEQADSNVINLDVNSAIMDVVNDVSDSVIGVINMQQMDMFGSGDTSESGTGSGVIYKEDGDSAYIVTNQHVIEGASEVEVALTDGTRVQAEVVGEDELTDLAVLRIDNEHVDTYAVFGNSDNLSVGEPAIAIGNPLGLEFAGSVTQGIISATERSIPVDLSGNGQVDWNAEVLQTDAAINPGNSGGALININGEVIGINSMKIAGMAEGLGFAIPTSIVEPVIADLEQYGEVRRPTLGITLRNVNELPSAALQDSLGLPEDVTEGIVVVGVSGGSPAADAGIQERDVIVEIEGEAIENAQDLRKALYSDMAVGDTISVTFYRNGEEQTVDVTLNEQPDI
- a CDS encoding MBL fold metallo-hydrolase, encoding MSMRFSVLASGSTGNAMYVETASQRILIDAGLTGKKMDELFAKIDRDPKSVDALLVTHEHSDHIKGVGIFARKHQVPIYANEKTWKAMEKSLGQLTLDQKFELEQGAVKPFGDIEVESFGVSHDAADPMFYCFRHDGKKLVIATDMGYVSERIKRTIEGADSYVFESNHDLNMLRVGRYPWNVKRRILSDLGHVSNEDAALALSEVVQNKDANIYLAHLSLDNNMKDLARMTVKQVLEQEGHRVGESLQLYDTDPNSPTPLSVV
- a CDS encoding two-component system regulatory protein YycI encodes the protein MNWSRTKSIFIVTFFLLNIFLGWQFSDLVRNQLVSIEESTGILGRLDQNNIDLPEGEVNVNNARGVVLEGGRTTFTEEDVAGLPEQEVELSQSGSTITALFEEPIDISELLEDDSSLQPLLSRYMLYGSDYVYARTEENFIYFNQLYGQVEAHVNDDEPLVVEINDEGEAIGYTQRHFAFVENNTEDREILNYMTAIESLLNNHYILRNNSIVDIEFGYYSLADQTPRFFSPMWAVTVDQTLETSEEPVIRIYLVNAVLGDQHQWYPDETNIDEEEDEEEELNEEPALPGNQEL